Proteins found in one Arthrobacter pascens genomic segment:
- the glf gene encoding UDP-galactopyranose mutase, whose translation MTADLVIVGSGFFGLTIAEQAATELGLKVVVIDRRHHIGGNAYSEKEEQTGIEVHRYGAHLFHTSNERVWEYVNRFTTFTNYVHKVYGVHKGEVYSLPINLATINQFFRANMTPGQAQALIQEQAGELAGTDPQNLNDKGIQLIGRPLYEAFIKHYTGKQWQTDPKDLPAGIISRLPVRYNYDNRYFNDKYEGLPTNGYTAWIEKMAEHPNIEVRLNTDFFDESHEYSKDKVVGNIPVIYTGPVDRYFDFAEGDLSWRTIDFEEEVLDVGDFQGTSVVNYNDADVSYTRIIEPRHFHPERDYQTEKTVIMREFSRAAEKGDEPYYPINTSSDRERLVKYRDLAAAEKNVLFGGRLGTYKYLDMHMAIGSALTMFDNKIRPHFEDGTNLESGGVDA comes from the coding sequence GTGACCGCTGACCTCGTCATCGTAGGGTCTGGCTTTTTTGGCCTGACAATCGCAGAACAGGCCGCCACTGAGCTCGGCTTGAAGGTGGTCGTCATTGACCGCCGCCACCACATCGGTGGAAACGCCTATAGCGAAAAAGAAGAGCAAACCGGTATCGAGGTACACCGTTATGGGGCGCACCTGTTCCACACCTCCAACGAGCGCGTGTGGGAGTACGTCAACCGTTTCACCACGTTCACGAACTACGTCCACAAGGTTTACGGCGTGCATAAGGGCGAGGTTTATTCCCTGCCGATCAACCTTGCGACGATCAACCAGTTCTTCCGTGCGAACATGACGCCGGGTCAAGCCCAGGCACTGATCCAGGAGCAGGCTGGAGAACTTGCAGGGACTGATCCGCAGAACCTCAACGACAAAGGCATCCAGCTCATCGGGCGGCCTTTGTACGAGGCCTTCATCAAGCACTACACGGGCAAGCAGTGGCAGACCGATCCCAAGGATCTGCCCGCAGGCATCATCTCCCGCCTCCCGGTCCGCTACAACTACGACAACCGGTACTTCAACGACAAGTACGAGGGTCTGCCGACGAACGGCTACACGGCCTGGATCGAAAAGATGGCCGAACACCCGAACATCGAGGTGCGTCTCAATACCGACTTCTTCGACGAGTCGCACGAGTACAGCAAGGACAAGGTGGTCGGCAACATCCCGGTCATCTACACCGGACCTGTCGACCGCTACTTCGACTTCGCCGAGGGTGACCTCTCCTGGCGCACCATCGACTTCGAGGAAGAAGTGCTCGACGTCGGCGATTTCCAGGGAACGTCGGTGGTCAACTACAACGACGCCGATGTGAGCTACACCCGCATTATCGAGCCGCGCCACTTCCACCCGGAGCGTGACTACCAGACGGAAAAGACCGTCATCATGCGCGAATTCTCCCGCGCAGCGGAGAAGGGCGACGAGCCCTACTACCCGATCAATACTTCCTCGGACAGGGAACGTCTGGTCAAGTACCGTGATCTGGCTGCCGCGGAGAAGAACGTGCTGTTTGGCGGGCGCCTGGGCACGTACAAGTACCTTGACATGCACATGGCCATCGGCTCCGCCCTGACCATGTTCGACAACAAGATCCGCCCGCATTTTGAAGATGGAACCAACCTTGAAAGCGGTGGCGTAGACGCATGA